A stretch of DNA from Leptospira hartskeerlii:
CAGACTGGTCCTTTTCCAGTTTTAGAAGGTTCGCATTCAGCTCTTCTATCTGGTCTTCGGACTCTTCCAAAAAGAGTTCTGTGTATTCGCCAAGTACTCCGGCCATTTACGCTTCCTCCCCCGCATAATCCATTACCTTGGAAAGATTCAAGTTCAGGATCAGAGAGTCTTCAAACTGGCTGACCGATTCTATAAGTTCGCTATAATTTACGCTCAGGTCTTCGTCCGCTTTGCTGACCTTGTCTTTGCGGATCTTAACCACTTGTTTAACTGAGTCAACTAAGACTCCTGCCCTTTTTTCTCCGTTAACTACTACAATGATCCGAGTGGAAGGAAGAATATCACAAAAACCTAATCCAAAAAGTTCTTTCAGATCCATGATCGGAATGATCTCACCTCTCAAGTTGATCACTCCCAATATAAAAGCATCCACGTTAGGAATTCTTGTGATCGGTACCGGTTTTAGGATCTCGTGGATATAGAGAATATCGATCCCGAAAATTTCCTTATCCACTTCGAATGTGAGAAATTCCTGAATCGATTCCAGATCTTTCTCTTCTTGGTTTAGTTCCGCGTGGTTGTTTTTATCTATGGTTTTCACCGGTTCTCCGCCACTTACTCTTTCAGATCGGAAACTTTGGGCACAAGTTTCCGGCTTAGTACATTGTCGACATGGAGCCCCCCGAAAAAGAAACTCCCTATCGAATTATCCGACTGATTTTTCCCCCATTTTACCGGGAAAGCAATGGTTTTTTTTCTCCGTAATCACGGTACCTGCTTTCAGATCATGGGGCTCCTCAGAAAAATCGCAAGGGTATAGGTCCTCAAAAGAAAGGCCAATCATTTTTTCGGAAAGTATATCCTTTAGAGAACGATCATAAAAACCTTTCCCTCTTCCGAGCCTTGCCCCCTCCCCATTCCAACCTAGGGCAGGCACTATAATCCAATCTGCGTCTTCGGGTTTTAGAAACTCTTCTCCAGTCGGTTCTAAAATACCAAATGCACCTGAGGAAAATCCGGAACCTGATATAAATTTTAGTCCTGAATTTGTTACTTTTGGAAAAAATATGTCCAAACTGAAATTACCTAACTGTAAAGAAGAGCCTAACGGTAGAAAAGGAGAAATTTCAAAATCATCCGCAACATAAGAGATGATTTTTAATTGGGAAGAAGATGAGCTATGTCTCAGAAATTCCAGAAGACTAGCGCGGATACTTTCTTCTTTTTCTTTCCTGGAAGGAACTCCCAAGAGAAGTGATTTCATTTTTTTTCTGGCTTCCGATTTAGAAACCAAATCAAAGATCTCCGATCAAACCTTCTTCTAAAAGAGTGATCAATTTTTTGGTCTTTTCTTCCGCTTCGGGAGAAGAAGGTCCGGATTCGCCGACTTGATTTTTGGATTGTTCTAATTCGTCCGCAAAGTTTAAAGCGGCGAGTACTGCGAGTTTCAATTTAGGTGCATTAGGCATTCCTAATTGTAACTCACGGACTTTTCGGTCTACCAATTCGGCGAGCCTATGGATATACTCCGGATCGGTATCGCCTACTATGGTATAGTCGTCGCCCAGTATACGAGCTTTGACCCTTTCACTCATAAAAATTACTTAGGATCGTCTTCGATGACGAGGAAGTCGTCGTCTTCATCCGCATCAAATACGCTAATTGCATCATCATCGTCTTCGATAATGATATCATCATCGTCAGCAGAAACAGGACTGAAGTCGTCGATAGGTTCGTCTGTGATAATGATCTCGTCGTCTCCTCCGGAAGAGTCGGAAGATTCAGTTAGAACGGAAATATCATCGTCTTCGTCGTCTAGAAGAATGATCTCATCGTCTTCGTTAAAATCTTCTTCCGAAGAATCTCTAACTACCGATGGTGCAGCGGAAGCTGCTGCCGCTCCTGCAATTGCACCAGCCGCAGCGCCAGTAGCAAAAGAAGAACTTGAACTAGGCTTAGGTGAAGAAGAAGCAGATGAAGATCCGCTGCCGGAAGCAGGAAGACCATCCAAACGTCCCAAAAGTTGATTGATCTTACCTTCGAGAGCTCTTTCTCTTTCCTTAATATCTTCCAACTCCTTGTTCGCTTTTTGGAGTTGTTCGCGGAGAGAAGAGAGTTCTTTTTCCTTCTCTTCCATCGCCAGTTTCATCTGGTCGTTTTCCGCACGAAGAGATTCGTTTTCTGTTTCCAGGCGACCGTTTTCCGCCCGAAGGTCGCTAATGAGTTCGAGTGCTTTTAGGACTTTACTCTCGAGCTCCTCAATTGTCTCCATTGTTAACATAGTGCGAACCTCGTTCTCCATTATCGGAGTGGTTTATTTTGTAAAATTACACTTAGGGCGAAATTCCGCCTAAATATTTTCGACCTGCCAGATGGGCAAAATCCATCCCATTTTTCATCTTTCTCAAAAAGAGAAAAACCTTTTTTTCTAAAAACAAAGAAAGCCCGTAGAATTACGGGCTTTTTGCGGCAGGAAGATCCGAAAAACCGGACCCTCCTAAGGGCGAATATTGATTACGCCGCTACCTTGATTTTTTCAACTAGAGCGTTGAAAGTTTCTTTGTCGCTAAACGCGAGTTCTGCCAGGGCCTTTCTATCCAAGGAAATATTGGCTTTTTTCAATCCATACATGAATTGAGAATAAGAAAGTCCAGCTTCACGAGCAGCTGCATTGATACGGAT
This window harbors:
- a CDS encoding 5-formyltetrahydrofolate cyclo-ligase, which produces MVSKSEARKKMKSLLLGVPSRKEKEESIRASLLEFLRHSSSSSQLKIISYVADDFEISPFLPLGSSLQLGNFSLDIFFPKVTNSGLKFISGSGFSSGAFGILEPTGEEFLKPEDADWIIVPALGWNGEGARLGRGKGFYDRSLKDILSEKMIGLSFEDLYPCDFSEEPHDLKAGTVITEKKNHCFPGKMGEKSVG
- a CDS encoding cell division protein ZapA, with translation MSERVKARILGDDYTIVGDTDPEYIHRLAELVDRKVRELQLGMPNAPKLKLAVLAALNFADELEQSKNQVGESGPSSPEAEEKTKKLITLLEEGLIGDL
- a CDS encoding chemotaxis protein CheW → MKTIDKNNHAELNQEEKDLESIQEFLTFEVDKEIFGIDILYIHEILKPVPITRIPNVDAFILGVINLRGEIIPIMDLKELFGLGFCDILPSTRIIVVVNGEKRAGVLVDSVKQVVKIRKDKVSKADEDLSVNYSELIESVSQFEDSLILNLNLSKVMDYAGEEA